One window from the genome of Mustela lutreola isolate mMusLut2 chromosome 11, mMusLut2.pri, whole genome shotgun sequence encodes:
- the MORN3 gene encoding MORN repeat-containing protein 3 — MPISKCLKKSEPLWKGWDRKAQKNGLRHQVYAVNGDCYVGEWKDNMKHGKGTQIWKKKGAIYEGDWKFGKRDGYGTLSFPDQEMGKPKKVYSGWWKDDKKSGYGIQFFGPKDYYEGEWCGNQRSGWGRMYYSNGDIYEGQWLNDKPHGEGMLRQENGNRYEGYWERGMKNGPGRFFHLDHGQLFEGFWVDDVAKCGTMIDFGRDEAPEPTQFPIPKIKILDPDGVLEEAMATFRKTKEED; from the exons ATGCCTATCTCCAAGTGCTTGAAGAAGTCGGAGCCCCTGTGGAAGGGATGGGACCGGAAGGCCCAGAAGAACGGACTGAGACACCAGGTGTACGCGGTCAATGGTGACTGCTATGTGGGCGAGTGGAAGGACAACATGAAGCATG GAAAAGGAACACAGatctggaagaagaaaggagcCATCTATGAGGGAGACTGGAAGTTTGGGAAGCGAGATGGCTATGGCACCCTCAGCTTTCCTGACCAAGAGATGGGAAAGCCCAAGAAAGTATACTCTGGCTGGTGGAAAGATGATAAAAAATCG GGCTATGGAATTCAGTTTTTCGGACCCAAGGATTATTACGAGGGTGAGTGGTGTGGCAACCAGCGCAGCGGATGGGGCCGCATGTACTACAGCAACGGCGACATCTACGAGGGCCAGTGGTTGAACGACAAGCCGCATGGGGAAGGCATGCTGCGTCAGG AGAACGGGAACCGCTATGAGGGTTACTGGGAGAGAGGCATGAAGAATGGGCCAGGCCGTTTCTTCCACCTGGACCACGGTCAGCTGTTCGAAGGCTTCTGGGTGGACGACGTGGCCAAGTGTGGCACCATGATTGACTTTGGACGTGACGAGGCACCCGAGCCCACCCAGTTCCCCATTCCTAAG ATCAAAATTCTGGACCCTGATGGTGTGCTGGAGGAAGCCATGGCCACGTTCaggaagacaaaggaagaagaCTGA